The region aaattctcaaccaaacatagtaATCTCACATTAGCACAATATTTTTGGGCATATAATATTTCTGATtttattaccatggtaatctcattatcatagtaatatatcattactgcgAACTAAACACACCCTAAAGGTCATATAGTCAGTAGCTCTATAGCAAGTTTACAAGTAATGCGTTATGAATACTTGCTGATAACAAGAAAACTTTTCCAACAACACCTGtgcttttaacatttttttttttctcttagtttccatttgaaatttaattagcAAATTGATGAGCCACAACAGATTACAGAGATATATAGGCCGGTTGGCGGGTCGCCATAGCTACCTTGTAGGCATTTACTTATGTATTGTCACACATTCTACTGCTGTTGCTAGAGTTTGCTTCTCATTGCCCATCCTATATCTTTTTCCTTTCATCTGAAATTTAGCCCACTAGTTAGGATATCCATGAAGTTAGGAACAtgtttcatttttgtatttggAGCTTCCAAAGTAcgtatatatacattttgacCCTATAGTATGaagtttttagatttaaaatttgagttgAATCAGCTATTGCCCAAGGCCAGTAAGTTGTTTGATATGTAGACGCCacattatatttgaatcagTGCTTTGACTCACTATAACGGTCTATTGAGTTGCCTCCAGTCGGCTTGCTCAACAGTGGGAAATAGTTGGAGTTGAAGATCACTTTAAATGTGGTCAAGCAAATCATCTATACCTTGAAGTGTTGTGTAATATAATTCGAGTGAACCTCCTTGTTTCAAACAGAATATATGCTAGATATATCACTTCcactaaaaagaaattttagcaATTGAGTTTCATGTCTTTGGCAGTGGGCAATTGgataaaattaatgatataaGCGATGGAATAAGAGAATTAATGGACCAACTTTGACAATGGCATCATTAGTCTTCCATTTTGGAAAGCAATCCTGGTTGAAATTAATAGTAAAGGTAATTCACCATTACCTTATCCTAATTTGTTTTTGCCCAAGATGTATATCTGATGCAAGGACATGTAACCATAGAGAGTATACTATGTTCCATTTATGTGGTACCAATGTGGTTGTCGGGATTCGGGAATTCATATATAGGTTGAGAAATTGAAACTTTTGTAGAGCAGCCATTATTGCTTTAAAATCATTTATGAGAGGCACTACAGGTTCTGTCAGTGATCTCCACCGGAAGATGGATTACTTCAGCTGCCAACTACCAAGTTCTGAAGATATGTATTCCtctaattttgataaaaattccTCTAATTATTCCATCTGTCAACTCATGCCAGCAGGAtaacttgttttttatttatttttgcttgtttttcatgctctttgATAGGAACGCACAACTTGTCCATCTGTGCTTTGCAGGTAGGCAGCTCTTATCTGATGCAGGCTAGAGCAGTTAAAAGTAAGCACTTCATGATTTTAAGTCCTAAGGTGgctttgttttgtaatttaacATTCCTAACTCAATTGCATGCAGATAATTACGGTTTCCTTtgctgagttttttttttccttttttttttttggtagtaGATGGAATACAGACCAAGATTTTTAATGCTATTCATCCTCATTTAACTTCAGTTCATGCAGGATTACAGTCCATAGATTTGCAAGgatataataacattacattTATTTAGCCAAGATTTTTAATGCTATTCATCCTCATTTAACTTCAGTTCATGCAGGATTACAGTCCATAGATTTGCAAGgatataataacattacattTATTTAGCCATAATTTCACTAGAAATTAAAAGACTGCAGCTGGATCAAGTTCATCACATTGCAGGGTATTTCTCAGTAACCATGTCGATGTGATCACCAGACCCAGCTGGCCAGCAACATTCTTTGAGCTTATTGCTGGCAAACGGATAGATCCACACATCACCATTACATGTAACCACCTTCTGATCAAAAGGGCAACCGATGGGATACTTTCCATTTGCAGAGACACAGATGTTGATCTTGGAGAGCAATGTAGTTCTCCGCCAAAACGGTCCTCTTTGGACACACTCAACATGGGTTGATAAGCCGAGATTGGCCATGAGAGCGGTCTGGATGTTTCGGAGCTTGTAGCTGGTGGAAGTTGAGGGTACAATGCCGTTAACTTCAAAGACTTCGAGCAAGTTGGCACGTCTACTGATATTAAGCGCGGTTTGaaagtagtcatgttggctgaGGCTTGAGCAATTGCCATACGTGCACCAGGTGTTCTTCCAGTTTTGTAGGCCGTTGTTGCATGGGCAGCTTAAGTCACTCCAGTATGAGTAGAGGTCAGTGATCAAATCATGCATCTGTATATGAATAGAATATTAATGGAGTTCATCAGTTCAtgtttggcaaaaaaaaaaaaaacaagaagaaaacaatgtaTTAAGTGAAAGCAAGTGGAAAAACTAGCACCTTATTAATAGAGAATCTGCATGATGGGTCGCAGTTCTTGACAAACTGTCCAGTTCCGCTGTCGTATGTCTTGATGTCATCAATCAAGAAATCCTCCGCTGGTGACCCTGTTGTTGGCATGCAGCATTGTCCTGACTCATAGAGTGTCCCTGGCCACTGCAAGCAAGCAGATTTGATGTCATTGTTACTTGTTAATGTTTTTCCACTTCGTTTGATGCTTTGATCTTGAAAAGAATGGTTATGATGATATATAATACCTTGAGAGTCACGTAAAGCAAATCAACGGCCGCTGTTGTCTTCACAGGGAAATACAGGCAGAGGATgctgatgaacaatacaagcaTAGGGATAGTTTCTGATCTTGATTTGGCTGccattgtttgtttgattgaagGTTTATGtgggatgaagatgaagatgaagatgaagatgtggagaatGAACTTATGAAGGCTTGTCTTTCTCGAGTGTCCGGGACAGTGGGGTAGTGCTGTGGCTCTGTTTCAACGCCATAAAGGCCGGTCTTTCTCCAGTGTCCGGGACAGTGGGGTAGTGCTTTGTGGCTCTGTTCCAACGCCATAACTCACCACGTTTATCacgaaaaattaaaaacaaaataaaaaaactatttttatttattatttattttttttgtaaaataaggataaatggtttgttttttttggaacgGATGACTTTGGATTTTCCAGATttagaaaaagtgaaaaaactttcaacagtgttttttttaaataaaatcattcatCCATGTAAACTGTCacatagtataaaaaatttaattttaatataattttatttgatttttggatttaagttttttttatttaatggcaCCATTACCTCTTGGTGTTGGAGGTCAAGTAACCAGTAGTCCCCCACAATTACGATGTCATCACCTAAAAGGCTAAAACTGTATAATGAGTGAAAATGACATAAGTTCTGCACACATAAGGCGATTTCATTTTTCAACATTTCTTCTATTCTTGCTGTGTTTTTagaaaagattaataaattttaaaaaaaaatatttatatataatataaatcagtttttaaataaataatgattttgtcTGAGTTAATAATTAATGCTttggtaataattttttttcaaatttaggaAATCGCAtccatagaataaaaaaaatatgtttttattttacaaaagttaaaaaccataattttttttttatatttttccctATTTATTATGGCTTTAACTGTTTGTCTTGTCAATTAATGAATAATGAATTTTCATAGTTCTGTGCATTATGAGCCAGAATTGATAGCCCTGTCGATTCTTGAAGTTTTGAAAGGTAAAACTTGGAGATGAACAAGATCTAACTGGTATTGTTTGGTGCTTGGTTTGTGAATGTTTGTACTGAATCATGAACTCAATGTTATAAATTACTAGCCTGAGTTGAAAATGGAAATTACGAGCCTCATTTGAACTTAATTGAAAATCTTTTAGAAGAAAAACTTTGCAATCAACGGGGTCTTCAAGCTTGGTTTTGTTTATAGAGCTGATGATGGTGTTTGGTTAGAGATGTTTTATATTGAGCCAAAGTGGAATTGTAGGAAGTCATTGGAAAATgtgatcataaatatatataatttgaaagaaATCATTACATAGGTACAATAGATGCAATTatttcaagattaaaaaaaaatttatgcctCCCAGCTCATGGTCTATTTCATATTAgagttttgggaaaaaaaaaaaattaacaaattaatgataaatattttctaattctTTATATTGTGCGGGATTTCGAATTCAAAAccttttaaacatttaaacacaaataaaataaaaaaattatttaataaatttaatataaatagaataaaGAGGTGCACCACCATGCGAGGCCCTGGAGGGGAGAACGAGAGGTAATCCTCACACAGAACTCCCACAGGAGACTCTAAATATGAATTGTAAGCTGAGAGGTTCGAACTCAAGACCTCTCACTTACAACCATGGGTAGTTACCATTGGGCTAGGCCAAGGTTCCtcatacataaataattaactcCACTTATGTACACAACCctgataaatatttaatttatatcttataataaaaaatcatactaaatattaatatgGTGCGTGCTTCCTCCAATatgttcttattaattaattaagtaattacttactatttgatatttttagaaACCATTAACATTAACAAATCTTTCtcaaacaattaataatattaaataaattcaacatttaattaggggaaaaaaattttgacCAGAGAGTTTGAGATAAGAATTTTGTGGTTGTCGGTTTGCGCACATGATTTCATCAATAGGAAAAGAATGAACATCACGTGTTGTACGACCACTTATTAAAAGTCTCAATTATTTATGTACTATCTTTTAGTCAAGTCTCCTTGCATGGTTAGGTTTCATTTGAATCAGAAAGTTAAATTATTGGTAAGTGTCTCCCCGGCCACTGAATGCAGATATCAGTGATGTGTTAATGTTCAAGCTAGtgtttaaaatttgttaaatgtATGATTACGACAGGAGAGTTAAGAGGTTGAATTATGAttggtgtgtatatatatatgagcataaATACTTTATAGATATTATATTCATAGCATAGTTATTTATGGATGTTTAACAAAACCGTTGGATCGAAGTTCATAACATAGTTATTTATGAATGTTTAGATGaaccgttggatttcaatccaacggtttGTTCATTATAGATTAATATGCTTATAAATAGTgcacaatgaaaaataagatgcaCAGTATAACCCACCTTATTACTACCTGGACGTCCACAGAAacccttttctttctctttatatatatatatatacaatgacGACAAGCACCAAATCAAAAGACAGATAGGTACAGAGGTGCATCAGTTACGTTGATTTGGATGACCTTCTACGGATAAACCCATTTATCATACAATCATGAAGAGAAGGAACTTCAAAACTCCTATAAGGGAACTAGTGCAATGTGAGTTAAAATGCTCAAATTTAAGACCTTTCAAGCACACTATATAGTAGTTATTGCTAGATTACCCTAGGTTCCttatgtttgatattttgatttatgatgaaatcCATggtcatattattattattattattattattgtcattatttatttatttatttttacaagaaCCACAAGAGCGAATAATATCTTAGTATATTAGAAAAATCTTTagtattataatattttgattttatttaatatatatatatatatattcttacaAATATATCCCTCTCACGTACGAATGACTTTATTAAGATATAACAAACAATATTATCATgatcttctcttattttttttatcatcaaaattgattttttgAATACATGATGTTTCAAAAAGATATAGTCTCCTTTTTAAAGGTGACAAgcgcatttttttttttattaatataaacagtATTGAACTGTACTTAAGCGACAAgtgcttttttttataaatgtaaatagTATGGaacagtactggaacccggatATACAGTGTATATACAGTACAATATGAACAATATGGATAACAGTATGAACAGTACGGATGACAGTATTGCCGAAGGAGGAATTTGAACCCATGGCCTCCCCCTTtacactttggtgtcatacTATTGGACTATCTCTTTGGTATGACCCTAGATCTAGTCtcctttagttttttctttgcaactcttttttttttcttttagtcttttttgtttgcaaaattaaGTTGAATTATCAAGCTGTCTTTAATAAGTTCTCTCTTATATTACATTTAGGAAAAATTATCTATTAGTCCTTGAAACTTTTCATTTATCCCAATAAGTCCCTCTGACCAAATTGTATACCCTGcagtccctcctttttaaaatcatttccaTTTCGTCCCTACCATCATCTTTGtccatttatatttttgaaaaacccCACTTTACCCTTTGCTTTTGGGAGCAAAATTTGGCGCCATGTCTTGTCAAGGCAGCATGTTGCTTGTACTTTGACATTCCTCAAAAGTCTTCTTCCTTACCTTTTGTCTTGCTGGAGAAGCttgcatcttcttcattttattttcttttcttcctccttGGCCTTGGTTTTGGAGTGATTCTCCTCTTTTATCACCCATCTCTACT is a window of Dioscorea cayenensis subsp. rotundata cultivar TDr96_F1 chromosome 5, TDr96_F1_v2_PseudoChromosome.rev07_lg8_w22 25.fasta, whole genome shotgun sequence DNA encoding:
- the LOC120261123 gene encoding ribonuclease 3-like: MAAKSRSETIPMLVLFISILCLYFPVKTTAAVDLLYVTLKWPGTLYESGQCCMPTTGSPAEDFLIDDIKTYDSGTGQFVKNCDPSCRFSINKMHDLITDLYSYWSDLSCPCNNGLQNWKNTWCTYGNCSSLSQHDYFQTALNISRRANLLEVFEVNGIVPSTSTSYKLRNIQTALMANLGLSTHVECVQRGPFWRRTTLLSKINICVSANGKYPIGCPFDQKVVTCNGDVWIYPFASNKLKECCWPAGSGDHIDMVTEKYPAM